The genomic interval GCTAAAACAACAACGATGATAATTGCTATAATACATCCCTTTTTTTTCATGTATCCTCCAGTTTATTGAAGTTCTTTTAATAATTCTTCAACAGCCCTTTTGAGCTGAACATCGTTATCTTCTATTTTTTCTTCAAAGGTTTGATCAAGATAGATATCCGGCTTTGCACCGGTGCCTTCCATATTTACGTCATCGGCAGAATACCAGCCGGTCCCCGGCATTCGCATACTTGAACCATCCATGAAATATCTATGCCCTGTACCTATCACAGAACCGCTTGTGGGCATGCCGATGACTTTGCCAAGCTCAAAATGCTGATAAATATTGGGAAATATCTCTGCATCTGAGAATGAATTCTGATTGATAAGCAGGATCGTCGGTTTGGTCCATGTATCACCCGGGAACGGTACTTTTTGTACATTGAATATACGATTTGTCGTAAAAGCATAAGGTTCTTTCGTTAAGAGCTCAATGAGCCAGTCATGAATCCAGCCGCCGGGATTGTTGCGCACGTCGATAATAAGTGCTTCCTTCTGCCAGTTATTGGCAAACACATCCTGGACAAATTCTTCATATGAACCCCATCCCATGCTTCTGATATGAGCATATCCGATACGTCCATTGGAAAGTTCATCAGTCATTTCTTTGCGTGAGGAGACCCAGTCATCGTACCACATACCATAATGCTGCCACCAGGAAAGACCTTGGATCTCAATGGTGGCGATACTATCAGGAGTCTGGATTTTCAACTCGATCTTATCACGCTCTTTATTAAAGAATAAGGGGTCGATAGCAGTTTCTTCTGTTATTTCTTTTCCGTCGACTGCAAGAAGCACATCTCCAGGCTTTATCCCATGTGGCTTGTTGAGTTTTGATTTTCTAAAAATCTGCTTGAACTTAATCCCCTTTTTAGGAACATCTGAATAATCAAGGGTGAATCCGCCATATGCTTTCTGGAATGTTCTGACCGGATTGTCATCTCTAGCATAGAAACCAGTATGCGATGCATTCACTTCACCCATCATTTCAGAATACACATAATCCAGAACATCCGGGGAATAGGCATAATCCATGTATGGATAGTACTTTTTAAATGATGTATCCCAGTCTATGTCGTGCATGCCTGGATCATAAAACCCACGCTTGAAAGCCATCCATGCTTGTTCAAAAACTGTCTTATTCAACGCAAGTTTATCATAGGTGTAAGTGAATTCATTTTCCAATGTTTCTGTTGAACCATCGGTTGTTATCTTTTTCAGTGAATTCATTATTACACAATAGAAGCAGTCGTTTTCATCATTATATATCATATGCTCGGGTCGATCAAGAAAGGTCGTGATCTCCTCATCATTTTTACCTTCGTAATCAACCTTGCGCAATGTATAAAGGTTATCTTCTGATCGATTAATATAATATAACGTACTGTCTTCATCAGTAGCAATAATGTAGTTATGTTCTTTCTTTGATGTGATAACCTTAACCCGCTTTCTTATATCTTCAAAATCGATCGTGATCGTTACTTCTTCCTCATCTTCTTCATCTTCATCCTCATCCTCTATGCCTTCATCATGTTTTTTATCTTTATCTTTTTTGTCTTTTGATTTCTTATTATCGTCATTTTTCTCATCATCTTCCGGATTGAGAATGGGATCCCAATAATCGGTATAATCCCAGAAATCTTCTTTTGCATGAAGGTCCATTCTGCAAATATCCTCATCACGATTAAAGAAAATATACGATCCCTGCTTTCCCCAGATCGGTGAGTGCATATTACCATGATAGGGATAAAGCGCTGTTTTTTCTTTTGTATCAAAATTGTAGAGATAAAGGATCTCATCCCATGTGCCTTGGGTCAGCACGAAATAGAGGGCATACTTCTGGTCGGGACTCACCTCGAAGCTTGAACTAACAACTTGATCAGTTATAAGTGCTTGAACTTTGTCTTTCTCTGGATCGAGAAGTGCTATATTGTTCCAGTCCTCTTTCTCAGAATATTTTACGATTAAACCTACTTTATCAGCATAATAGATTTCGTTCACATATGCATTTTTGAACCATGAAATATGCTGAATTTTGTCTGGTTCAGAAATATTCACTTTGTAAAGCTGCTGATTACCCTTATCATAAGTTGTGAAATATATTGTTTTATTATCACCGGAAATTGCAATATCTCCAATTCCCTTCTGGGAGAAGGTTAGCTGCTTTACATCACCTCCCTTTTCCGGGATTGCAAAGAGGTCAAACTTATAGGTGAATGCAACCATTTTACCGTCAGGAGATACAGAGAAGTTTGAAACTCTATTCACATACTCTTCGGTCACTTCCATGCTTTCAAGGAAATCCTGTTTGATGTCTATAGGAATTTTCTTGATCCTGCCATTATCACTATTGTATGACCAGATTTCATCAAAAAGTGTGAATACAAGATTATCTTTCTCCCGTGCTATACTGAGTTGTCGTGCTGACCAGTAATCAAAATCAGAGAGCTGCTGCGGATTGTCGAAATCGTAATTCTCCGCGAAATAAAGCTGGAGTACTGCTCGGTTATCTTTTACAAAATCTGCTCCACAAAAATAGATGCGATCATTAACATAAGAATAAACGGGATATCGTTCCGTATATTCGGTATGAGTTAATTGCACATATGTTTTCTCTTTGATATTATATTCCCATAACTCACCATTATGACTTCCAGTGTATCGCTCTCTGTCAGGATCCCCTCTATAGCTAAAGATTATCTTTTTATTATCGGGAGAGAGTTGCGCAATAGAACTGCCAATCTCGGTTATCAGTTTTGGATGAGTTCCGTCAAGAGGTACTTCCATGAAATTTGTACGGTTCGGTAACTGGTATCCAGCCCCAAGAAACTTCTTTCCGTTTTTAAACCAGTCAAGGACTGTTATATTTTCTTTGCAGATGCACCTCGCAGTTCCACCTTCAGATGGAATTACATATATGCCACCGAATCCATCTCGGTTCGAATTAAAAGCAATGGTTTTGCCGTCAGGCGAAAAAACAGGATTATAATCATCACCTTTTGAAACAGTAAGTCTTTTTACCTCACCACCTTCAAACGGTACCAGCCACAGATCTGACAAATATGTAAAACAAACAGTTGAACCGTCTGGTGAGAGTACTGGTTGATTCATAAAATGCGGTTCTACTGCAGAAAGTGATTCAACCAGAAGCAGTATCACACACATGAGAAACCATTTTTGCATGAGTCTCCCCTTTCGTATATTAGCTACATTTTGACCAGCCGCAGATAGGACAGGTCTTACATCCTTCTTTAAACTCAAGTGTGGCACCACATTCAGGGCACATCGAACCAACAGGTGTTGTTTCATCAAAGGAAGGACTCTCTGAGATCACTTTCAGTTGGTCTTTACCAGCAGCTTCAGTCCTTTGCTTGAGACCATTCCCATCCTGTTCGAGGAACTCGATGATTGCATTGGCAATCGCATCTGCACAGGAATGTATTTTCTTACCTTTTGACCACATTGGCGCTGGACAGCGGATCAGACGAAGTTGTTTAACAATGGACTCGACCTTCACATTAGAGCGAAGAGCAAGTGAAATCAGTCGAGCAATTGCTTCAAGCTGAGCTGATGCACATCCTCCAACCTTTCCCATTTGGGTGAAAACCTCGCAGGGTCCGGTTTCATCAATATTGATGGTTACATAAAGATGCCCACACCCGGTATTGATCTTTTTCGTCACACCAATGGTCGTTTCGGGACGATGACGCGGCTCGATACGTGTTCGGTCATGTTCTTTTATCTTCTTGCCTACATGCAGAACCTGTTCGTCCCTGCTTCCGTCACGATAAACGGTTACACCCTTGCACCCGAGTTGATAGGCAAGCATGTAAGATGTATATATATCTTCTTTCGTTGCATAATTTGGAAAATTGATAGTTTTTGATACAGCATTATCCACATATTCCTGGAACGCAGCCTGCATGCGGATATGCCATTCGGGTGTGATGTCGTGGGCAGTGACAAACACTCGTTTCACATCATCGGGAATTTCATCGATGTCATGAAGCGAACCTTTCTCTGAGATCTTCTCCATTAATTCTTTTGAGTAAAATTTACGCTCTTTTGCGACCTCTTCAAAATATTTGTTCACATATAAGAGCTTCTCCCCATCCATTACATTTTTTATGTAAACTAATGAAAATATCGGCTCGATCCCGCTTGATGTATCTGCGATCATACTGATCGTACCGGTCGGGGCGATCGTTGTTGTGGTCGCATTGCGGATTCCTTTTTCCTTTATATCTTCTATGAGTGCAGTCCAGTTCAACTTGAATCCTTCGCGGAAGAAGGTTCCCTTTTTGTAAATGCTGTTTTTAAAATTCGGGAAAGGTCCTTTTTCCACTGCAAGCTGGACCGATCGTTCTTTTGAGTGGTAATCGATGAACTCCATAACCTCTTTACCCTTATCTGTTGCTTCGTCCGAACAATAAGGAATTTCGAGTTGCAGAAGCAGATCAGACCAGCCCATAATGCCAAGACCGATCTTGCGGTTTTTCTTTACCTGTTTTTCGATTTCAGGTAGCGGAAAAGCAGAACGGTCGATCACATCATCAAGAAAATCGGTTGCTGTATAAACGGTCTTTTTAAGGAGTTCCCAATCGATCTCACCATCTTTTACCATTTTTGCCAGGTTGATAGAGCCTAAATTACATGCTTCATTGGGAAGGAGCGGCTGCTCTCCACAGGGATTCGTTGCCTCGATCTTTCCTTCACCGGGTGTAGGATTGAACCTGTCCAGTCTGTCAAGAAACACTATTCCCGGCTCGCCATTCTTATGAGCCATCTCAACGATCAACTCAAAAACATCTTGAGCTTTCATGCGCCTTTTTACTTTGCCGTTATGTGGAGAAATCAATTCATATTCCTCTCCATTTTTCACTGCATTGATAAACTTCTCAGTAAGACCTACACTGATATTAAAATTTGTGAGCTCGGTATTTTTTTCCTTTGCTTTTACAAAATCGATGATATCTGGATGGTCAACATTGAGGATTGCCATATTTGCACCGCGGCGAGTACCACCCTGTTTTACAGCATCGGTTGCTGAATTGAAAACTTTCATGAAGGTTATCGGACCACTTGATACCCCGCTGGTCGATCCTACTCGAGCATTATGTTCACGAAGCTTGGTAAAAGAAAATCCTGTTCCACCACCGCTTTTATGGATGAGAGCAGCATTTTTTACAGCGTTGAAAATACTCTGCATACTATCTTCAATAGGAAGGACAAAACAGGCGGAAAGCTGCTGCAGATCACTCCCTGCATTCATAAGTGTGGGAGAATTAGGAAGAAAATAGCTATTATCCATCAGTTCATAATATGCTTTAGCTTTTTTCTTATCTTTTCCCGCAATATTGTCACTCACTCGCGTGAGCATCGCTTTCTCGTCCTCAATAATATCACCCATCTGGTCCTTTTTGAAGTATCTTTTTCTTAATACTGCTCGAGCATTATCAGAAAGCTCCATTGAAATCCTCCACGATTTGATTCAGCATCCTTGTATCAGGTTATTATCAGGATGGTATAATTTGGGGTGCCCAAATTTTTTACGTCAATTGCTTTATAAATTTTTTAATATTCAACGGATTCACGAGCAGAAATTCCTTCTGAAAAGTAATGTCTAATTTCTTTCATTTCAGTAATAAGATCGGCTATCTCAAGAAGCTCACCTGGAGTATATCTGCCAGTAACAACCAGTTCGAGATCATCTTTTTTCTCTTTGATGAAAGGTAAGACTTCTTCAAGACTTATAAGTTCAAAATCAAGTGCAACGTTTAATTCATCCAGTATTACA from Candidatus Cloacimonadota bacterium carries:
- a CDS encoding cob(I)yrinic acid a,c-diamide adenosyltransferase, which encodes VILDELNVALDFELISLEEVLPFIKEKKDDLELVVTGRYTPGELLEIADLITEMKEIRHYFSEGISARESVEY
- a CDS encoding vitamin B12-dependent ribonucleotide reductase codes for the protein MELSDNARAVLRKRYFKKDQMGDIIEDEKAMLTRVSDNIAGKDKKKAKAYYELMDNSYFLPNSPTLMNAGSDLQQLSACFVLPIEDSMQSIFNAVKNAALIHKSGGGTGFSFTKLREHNARVGSTSGVSSGPITFMKVFNSATDAVKQGGTRRGANMAILNVDHPDIIDFVKAKEKNTELTNFNISVGLTEKFINAVKNGEEYELISPHNGKVKRRMKAQDVFELIVEMAHKNGEPGIVFLDRLDRFNPTPGEGKIEATNPCGEQPLLPNEACNLGSINLAKMVKDGEIDWELLKKTVYTATDFLDDVIDRSAFPLPEIEKQVKKNRKIGLGIMGWSDLLLQLEIPYCSDEATDKGKEVMEFIDYHSKERSVQLAVEKGPFPNFKNSIYKKGTFFREGFKLNWTALIEDIKEKGIRNATTTTIAPTGTISMIADTSSGIEPIFSLVYIKNVMDGEKLLYVNKYFEEVAKERKFYSKELMEKISEKGSLHDIDEIPDDVKRVFVTAHDITPEWHIRMQAAFQEYVDNAVSKTINFPNYATKEDIYTSYMLAYQLGCKGVTVYRDGSRDEQVLHVGKKIKEHDRTRIEPRHRPETTIGVTKKINTGCGHLYVTINIDETGPCEVFTQMGKVGGCASAQLEAIARLISLALRSNVKVESIVKQLRLIRCPAPMWSKGKKIHSCADAIANAIIEFLEQDGNGLKQRTEAAGKDQLKVISESPSFDETTPVGSMCPECGATLEFKEGCKTCPICGWSKCS
- a CDS encoding PD40 domain-containing protein; translated protein: MQKWFLMCVILLLVESLSAVEPHFMNQPVLSPDGSTVCFTYLSDLWLVPFEGGEVKRLTVSKGDDYNPVFSPDGKTIAFNSNRDGFGGIYVIPSEGGTARCICKENITVLDWFKNGKKFLGAGYQLPNRTNFMEVPLDGTHPKLITEIGSSIAQLSPDNKKIIFSYRGDPDRERYTGSHNGELWEYNIKEKTYVQLTHTEYTERYPVYSYVNDRIYFCGADFVKDNRAVLQLYFAENYDFDNPQQLSDFDYWSARQLSIAREKDNLVFTLFDEIWSYNSDNGRIKKIPIDIKQDFLESMEVTEEYVNRVSNFSVSPDGKMVAFTYKFDLFAIPEKGGDVKQLTFSQKGIGDIAISGDNKTIYFTTYDKGNQQLYKVNISEPDKIQHISWFKNAYVNEIYYADKVGLIVKYSEKEDWNNIALLDPEKDKVQALITDQVVSSSFEVSPDQKYALYFVLTQGTWDEILYLYNFDTKEKTALYPYHGNMHSPIWGKQGSYIFFNRDEDICRMDLHAKEDFWDYTDYWDPILNPEDDEKNDDNKKSKDKKDKDKKHDEGIEDEDEDEEDEEEVTITIDFEDIRKRVKVITSKKEHNYIIATDEDSTLYYINRSEDNLYTLRKVDYEGKNDEEITTFLDRPEHMIYNDENDCFYCVIMNSLKKITTDGSTETLENEFTYTYDKLALNKTVFEQAWMAFKRGFYDPGMHDIDWDTSFKKYYPYMDYAYSPDVLDYVYSEMMGEVNASHTGFYARDDNPVRTFQKAYGGFTLDYSDVPKKGIKFKQIFRKSKLNKPHGIKPGDVLLAVDGKEITEETAIDPLFFNKERDKIELKIQTPDSIATIEIQGLSWWQHYGMWYDDWVSSRKEMTDELSNGRIGYAHIRSMGWGSYEEFVQDVFANNWQKEALIIDVRNNPGGWIHDWLIELLTKEPYAFTTNRIFNVQKVPFPGDTWTKPTILLINQNSFSDAEIFPNIYQHFELGKVIGMPTSGSVIGTGHRYFMDGSSMRMPGTGWYSADDVNMEGTGAKPDIYLDQTFEEKIEDNDVQLKRAVEELLKELQ